Proteins from a genomic interval of Nitrosomonas sp.:
- the fliE gene encoding flagellar hook-basal body complex protein FliE, which yields MEISSGINQMLAQLKAASELAAGNTQPGAVTAAPQADFGQLLKSAVDQVNDVQQTAAQLSQGFVRGDSDAQLHEVMISLQKANISFQSMIQVRNRLVTAYQEIMNMQV from the coding sequence ATGGAAATTTCTTCAGGAATCAATCAAATGCTGGCGCAACTCAAAGCCGCTTCTGAGCTGGCAGCAGGAAACACCCAGCCTGGTGCGGTAACCGCTGCGCCACAGGCAGACTTTGGACAACTACTCAAATCCGCTGTTGATCAGGTCAATGACGTCCAGCAAACCGCTGCGCAGTTAAGCCAGGGATTCGTTCGTGGTGATTCGGATGCTCAGTTGCATGAGGTGATGATTTCACTACAGAAAGCGAATATTTCGTTTCAATCCATGATACAGGTACGCAATCGTTTGGTGACGGCATATCAGGAAATCATGAATATGCAAGTGTAA
- a CDS encoding sigma-54-dependent Fis family transcriptional regulator has protein sequence MQNLPVLIVEDDPDLCEALSATLHLADVANLTAANGEQALRQLRAQSIGLVISDVQMRPMDGHALLQAIKREFPAMPVVLMTAFGEIGKAVAAMRAGACDYLTKPFDSASLLAHVRHYLLPAMSDETSSLVARDPKTLTLLSLAKKVAGSTATVMLTGESGCGKEVFARYIHQHSPRNQAPFVAINCAAIPENLLEAILFGHEKGAFTGATQSQAGKFEQANGGTLLLDEISEMPLGLQAKLLRVLQEREVERVGGNKLIKLDFRLIATSNRNMSACVREGAFREDLYYRLNVFPLEIPPLRMRPQDIVPLTRHVLAKAAQDTQSPYILRQSAIDALESYTWPGNVRELENVIQRAMIMASESIEASHLNLPVNIAQERPSTIDTRPIADLHDIKLLEREHILQTLAAVNGSRKLAVQKLGISERTLRYKLQQYRLSGC, from the coding sequence ATGCAGAATTTACCAGTTTTGATAGTTGAAGATGATCCTGATCTTTGCGAGGCGCTCAGCGCAACGCTGCATCTGGCGGATGTCGCGAATTTGACCGCTGCGAATGGTGAACAGGCGCTGCGGCAGCTGAGAGCGCAGTCCATTGGGTTGGTCATCAGCGATGTGCAAATGCGTCCTATGGATGGCCATGCGCTGCTGCAGGCTATCAAACGTGAATTCCCAGCCATGCCGGTGGTATTGATGACGGCTTTTGGTGAAATTGGTAAGGCAGTGGCAGCAATGCGTGCCGGTGCCTGTGATTATCTGACGAAACCTTTCGATTCGGCTAGTTTACTGGCGCATGTCAGGCATTATCTGCTGCCTGCCATGAGCGATGAAACATCCAGTCTGGTGGCGCGGGATCCCAAGACGCTTACTCTACTTTCGCTGGCAAAAAAAGTGGCGGGATCGACTGCAACCGTGATGTTGACCGGTGAGAGCGGTTGTGGCAAGGAAGTGTTTGCTCGTTATATTCATCAGCATTCACCGCGTAACCAGGCACCTTTTGTGGCGATCAACTGCGCGGCTATTCCTGAAAATCTGCTGGAAGCTATCCTTTTCGGTCACGAAAAAGGAGCATTTACCGGTGCGACCCAATCACAGGCCGGTAAATTTGAACAAGCCAATGGCGGCACCTTGCTGCTCGACGAGATTTCAGAAATGCCACTGGGTCTGCAGGCAAAACTGCTGCGGGTGTTACAGGAGCGAGAAGTGGAGCGAGTTGGTGGGAACAAGCTGATCAAGCTCGATTTTCGTCTAATCGCTACTTCCAACCGCAATATGTCAGCATGCGTGCGCGAAGGGGCGTTTCGCGAGGATCTTTATTACCGGCTAAATGTGTTTCCACTGGAGATCCCGCCACTCAGAATGCGGCCACAGGATATCGTGCCGCTTACCCGGCATGTTCTGGCCAAGGCTGCCCAGGATACGCAGTCACCTTATATTTTGAGGCAGTCTGCGATTGATGCCCTGGAAAGCTATACCTGGCCGGGTAACGTGCGCGAGCTGGAAAATGTGATACAGCGTGCCATGATCATGGCATCGGAGTCAATTGAGGCAAGCCATCTCAATTTGCCGGTCAACATTGCTCAGGAGCGGCCATCGACTATCGATACCAGACCAATTGCCGATTTGCATGATATCAAATTGCTAGAGCGCGAACATATTCTGCAAACGCTCGCGGCCGTTAATGGGTCACGCAAGCTGGCGGTGCAGAAGCTCGGTATTTCCGAGCGCACCTTACGTTACAAGTTACAGCAATATCGTCTTTCCGGATGTTAA
- a CDS encoding PAS domain-containing sensor histidine kinase, with the protein MDNVGLSVDQQQLKTAFAQFSHASAQLSGVYQALQQQVHRLTQELALANGELQRELIAKEALSQKLGQLLTALPAGVVTLDKENYIGQVNPAAQRLLGEPLLGCHWQQIEQERLYPAGVAGEWYFAAETTRVQRVYIESSTSEVDQTRILLIHDISEAHAMREQSRRNQRLAAMGEVAAGLAHQLRTPLSTALLYAEHLTDETLGIQARQRFAVKTQERLQHLEQLICNMLQFVKGGSIPAHEVRLSTLMSELQWMIAPQLQRADVWLTVSDNSNDACLNVNEDSLCSVLISLLENALQVSVAGSQISLACEVSEDTVMLMVADEGPGIEPVVVERLFDPFFTTRPEGTGLGLAIAHDVVRSMHGEIRVESAPGAGSRFTVCLPRKI; encoded by the coding sequence ATGGATAACGTCGGTCTGTCCGTTGATCAGCAACAACTGAAAACTGCCTTTGCGCAATTCAGTCATGCTTCAGCGCAGCTTTCTGGTGTTTATCAGGCGTTACAGCAGCAGGTTCATCGGCTCACACAGGAGCTGGCGCTCGCCAATGGTGAACTGCAGCGTGAACTGATAGCCAAGGAAGCCTTATCGCAAAAATTAGGCCAGTTATTAACTGCCCTGCCTGCCGGGGTAGTCACGCTGGATAAGGAAAACTATATTGGCCAGGTTAATCCTGCAGCGCAGCGGTTACTGGGTGAACCCCTGCTTGGCTGCCACTGGCAGCAAATTGAGCAGGAAAGGTTGTATCCGGCAGGTGTGGCTGGTGAGTGGTATTTTGCGGCTGAAACTACCCGCGTACAAAGAGTGTATATCGAAAGTAGCACTTCGGAGGTTGATCAGACACGCATCCTGCTTATCCATGATATCAGCGAGGCCCATGCCATGCGCGAGCAGAGTCGTCGTAATCAGCGACTGGCTGCAATGGGAGAAGTGGCTGCAGGTCTGGCGCATCAGCTGCGCACGCCATTATCCACTGCATTGCTGTATGCGGAACACCTGACCGATGAAACGCTGGGCATTCAGGCACGTCAGCGTTTTGCCGTTAAGACGCAGGAGCGGCTGCAACATCTGGAACAGCTGATCTGCAATATGTTGCAGTTCGTCAAGGGAGGAAGTATTCCGGCGCATGAGGTCAGGCTATCCACCCTGATGAGTGAGTTGCAATGGATGATAGCGCCGCAGCTGCAGCGAGCGGACGTGTGGTTGACTGTGAGCGATAACAGTAATGACGCTTGTCTCAATGTCAATGAGGATTCGCTGTGCAGCGTCCTGATCAGCCTGCTGGAAAATGCTCTGCAGGTGTCTGTTGCGGGTAGCCAAATTTCGCTTGCCTGTGAAGTGAGTGAAGATACGGTCATGCTGATGGTGGCGGATGAAGGACCTGGAATCGAACCGGTAGTGGTGGAGCGGTTGTTCGATCCCTTTTTTACGACTCGCCCTGAGGGAACGGGACTCGGTCTGGCAATTGCGCATGACGTGGTGAGATCGATGCACGGAGAAATCCGGGTAGAGTCGGCGCCAGGTGCGGGTAGCCGTTTTACGGTGTGTTTACCCAGAAAGATTTGA
- the fliF gene encoding flagellar M-ring protein FliF, producing MATIPNETESANRFDQIKQLPVQKKLGLMLAAAASIALIAGAWMWSQTPDYRILYANVSDQDGGAIIGALQQMNIPYKFTDGGGAILIPDGQVHEVRLRLASQGLPKGGLAGFEILENQKFGSSQFLEQVNYQRALEGELSRSIQSLSAVEGARVHLAITKPTVFARERQQTSVSVLLNLHPGRVLAVEQVSAIVHLVSSSIPNLPVKNVTVVDQHGNLLSAQKNDAEETGLNPSQLKYVQELEQNYARRIEAILTPLTGSANVHAQVTADLDFSRVERAEETYKPNNNIIEAAAIRSEQKSESLSIAQPEGGIPGALSNRPPAPAQAPITVDPKTAEAAQGEKNTPTDSRKESTTNYEVDKTISHTRQSTGRINRLSAAVVINYRSQLDEEGNPVSTALPAEEIEKITDLVKQTIGFNEARGDTLTVTNSQFNLPEETFEEIPFWKAPDTIQLAQDIGKQLLIAAIVLYFLQKILRPFLKTLLPPPPPARALTHAELESGQPTPAVRAITLEENLQQARLMAVKEPAIVANVVKGWVAGNER from the coding sequence GTGGCAACCATTCCAAATGAAACAGAATCGGCTAACCGATTCGATCAAATCAAGCAATTACCCGTACAGAAAAAACTGGGACTGATGCTGGCTGCGGCCGCCAGCATTGCATTGATTGCGGGTGCCTGGATGTGGAGTCAGACACCGGACTACCGCATACTCTATGCCAATGTTTCTGATCAGGATGGCGGCGCAATCATTGGTGCACTACAGCAAATGAACATCCCCTACAAATTCACGGATGGTGGTGGTGCTATTCTCATTCCTGATGGACAGGTGCATGAGGTACGTTTACGTCTTGCCAGCCAGGGGCTGCCCAAAGGAGGATTGGCTGGATTTGAGATTCTGGAAAATCAGAAATTTGGCTCCAGTCAATTTCTGGAACAAGTTAATTACCAACGCGCGCTCGAGGGAGAGTTATCACGCTCGATTCAGTCTCTGTCTGCAGTGGAAGGGGCACGCGTGCATCTAGCCATTACCAAGCCAACCGTGTTTGCCAGAGAGCGCCAGCAAACCAGTGTATCCGTATTGCTCAATCTCCATCCTGGCAGGGTGCTTGCTGTTGAACAGGTCAGCGCCATTGTGCATCTGGTTTCAAGCAGCATTCCCAATCTGCCGGTCAAGAATGTGACCGTCGTTGATCAACATGGCAACTTGCTCAGCGCACAAAAAAATGATGCCGAAGAAACCGGGCTGAATCCGAGCCAGCTCAAATACGTGCAAGAGCTGGAGCAGAATTATGCACGTCGTATCGAGGCCATACTGACACCCCTTACCGGGTCGGCAAACGTGCATGCCCAAGTTACCGCTGATTTGGATTTTTCCCGAGTGGAACGCGCGGAAGAAACCTATAAACCCAACAACAATATAATCGAGGCTGCAGCAATCCGCAGCGAACAGAAATCGGAATCACTTTCCATCGCACAACCGGAAGGCGGTATTCCCGGAGCATTATCCAATCGCCCCCCTGCTCCCGCCCAGGCACCGATTACAGTCGACCCCAAGACGGCTGAAGCCGCTCAGGGTGAAAAAAACACTCCCACCGATAGTCGCAAGGAATCAACTACTAACTATGAAGTGGATAAAACCATCTCACACACCCGTCAGTCGACCGGCCGGATCAACCGACTATCTGCCGCCGTCGTGATCAATTACCGCAGCCAGCTGGATGAGGAGGGTAATCCAGTCAGCACCGCGCTGCCAGCCGAAGAAATCGAGAAGATCACTGATTTAGTCAAACAAACCATCGGTTTTAATGAGGCACGCGGTGATACGCTGACCGTAACCAATAGCCAGTTCAATCTTCCAGAGGAAACCTTCGAGGAAATACCCTTCTGGAAAGCACCGGATACGATTCAGCTTGCCCAGGACATCGGCAAACAACTTCTGATTGCGGCGATTGTGCTGTATTTTCTACAAAAAATACTGCGTCCATTCCTCAAAACACTGCTGCCTCCTCCGCCACCGGCACGCGCGCTAACGCATGCAGAATTAGAAAGTGGGCAGCCCACTCCCGCCGTCAGGGCAATCACATTGGAGGAAAATCTGCAGCAGGCAAGACTCATGGCTGTTAAAGAACCGGCCATTGTGGCCAATGTTGTCAAAGGATGGGTAGCCGGCAATGAACGATGA
- the fliG gene encoding flagellar motor switch protein FliG — translation MNDEGILNSAILLMSLGEEEAAQVFRYLAPKEVQKLSEAIAGLNDVKRDKIELVLEEFCSQAKDKTSLGQNASDYLRKVLTKALGEDKATSLLDRLNQGDDTSGIESLKWMDASAAAELIKNEHPQIIATVLVHLERDQSSAILALFTERLRNDVLLRIATLDSVQPAALRELNGVLGKLLSGSDHIKKPRMGGIRTTAEIMNFMPTALEAGIMENFSQYDEEIAQKIMDEMFVFDDLMKVDDQGIQLLLREIQSDSLITALKGAKEELRTKVFKNMSQRAAETLREDLESKGPVRVSEVEAEQKKILKTLRQLADDGRIVLGGGGEGFL, via the coding sequence ATGAACGATGAAGGCATTTTAAATAGCGCGATTTTGTTGATGTCGCTAGGTGAGGAAGAAGCGGCCCAGGTTTTTCGCTATCTTGCGCCCAAGGAAGTACAGAAACTCAGTGAAGCGATTGCGGGTCTGAATGATGTCAAGCGCGACAAAATAGAGCTGGTACTGGAGGAATTCTGCAGTCAGGCAAAAGATAAAACTTCGCTTGGGCAAAATGCCAGTGACTACCTGCGTAAAGTACTCACCAAGGCACTGGGGGAGGACAAGGCTACCTCTCTTCTCGACCGGCTCAATCAGGGTGATGACACCAGCGGCATCGAAAGCCTTAAATGGATGGATGCCTCAGCAGCAGCTGAGCTGATCAAGAATGAGCACCCTCAGATCATTGCTACAGTCCTGGTACATCTGGAACGTGATCAGTCCAGTGCGATTCTCGCACTGTTTACCGAACGGCTGCGCAATGATGTTCTTCTGCGTATCGCCACGCTTGACAGCGTGCAGCCGGCTGCACTGCGGGAATTAAATGGAGTACTCGGCAAACTGCTATCTGGCAGCGACCATATCAAGAAACCACGCATGGGCGGCATCCGAACGACTGCCGAAATCATGAATTTCATGCCAACGGCACTGGAAGCCGGCATCATGGAAAATTTCTCCCAATATGATGAGGAGATCGCCCAGAAGATCATGGATGAGATGTTTGTATTTGATGATCTGATGAAGGTTGATGATCAAGGTATTCAGCTGCTGCTGCGGGAAATACAATCGGACTCGCTCATTACCGCTCTCAAGGGTGCTAAGGAAGAATTGCGCACCAAAGTCTTTAAAAACATGTCTCAGCGTGCAGCTGAGACGCTGCGCGAAGATCTGGAATCCAAGGGACCGGTGCGCGTCTCGGAAGTGGAAGCCGAACAGAAGAAAATCCTCAAGACTTTGCGCCAGCTTGCCGATGATGGTCGTATCGTGCTGGGTGGAGGGGGAGAAGGGTTTTTATAA
- a CDS encoding flagellar assembly protein FliH, whose protein sequence is MDAAQVIAKKDLTDWKKWEFGALDAFRSMQKNEVVEPSTPKPAKTTQNSNTSSRQGAVILPTAEQIEIIYQQARDEGTQAGYLAGKEQAAQESVTERQRLHLLISTFEQELVKIDQTIAQDILILVMDLARKMVGQTIQAKPELVLSVIETALRQLPITTQPLRLKLHPQDAVLVREHFVSQSAHLKWEITEDGQIEPGGCQVESGGCEVDATLPTRWQRTLASLGQEQAWLI, encoded by the coding sequence ATGGATGCTGCTCAAGTAATTGCGAAAAAAGATCTGACTGACTGGAAAAAATGGGAATTTGGCGCACTCGATGCTTTCAGATCTATGCAGAAAAATGAAGTGGTAGAGCCGTCGACTCCCAAGCCTGCAAAAACCACGCAAAACTCAAATACGTCATCTCGGCAGGGAGCCGTCATTTTACCTACAGCGGAGCAAATAGAAATCATCTACCAGCAGGCGCGGGATGAAGGCACGCAGGCAGGCTATCTGGCAGGTAAAGAGCAGGCAGCGCAGGAAAGTGTAACCGAACGGCAACGTCTGCATTTATTGATTAGCACCTTTGAGCAGGAGCTGGTCAAAATAGACCAGACCATCGCACAGGATATACTGATACTTGTCATGGATCTTGCCAGAAAGATGGTAGGTCAGACTATTCAGGCTAAACCCGAGTTAGTGCTGTCCGTCATTGAGACTGCACTCCGCCAGTTGCCAATCACTACCCAACCCTTACGCCTAAAGCTTCACCCACAGGATGCAGTATTGGTTCGAGAACATTTCGTCAGTCAGTCAGCCCATTTGAAATGGGAGATTACAGAAGACGGCCAGATCGAACCCGGTGGCTGTCAGGTGGAAAGTGGCGGTTGTGAAGTGGACGCCACTCTGCCCACTCGCTGGCAACGCACGCTGGCGAGTCTGGGGCAAGAACAAGCCTGGTTGATATGA
- the fliI gene encoding flagellar protein export ATPase FliI: MIPTNICAHTPLWQDFIRNCQQLVTPVNPYLVSGTLTRVAGLVMEAVGLKLAVGTSCLVLLPNGNNVTAEVVGFSGERLFLMPSSDVYGLAPGAKVVPLEYLGNMPHVGVAQHPRRRAADRTKHIQVGQALLGRVLNGVGEPLDRGGIPNCEHSVPLYSRPFNPLERAPIEETLDVGVRAINTLLSVGRGQRMGLFAGSGVGKSVLLGMMARYTSADVIVVALIGERGREVKEFIENILGKAGLQRSVVIAAPADTSPLMRLQGAAYATAVAEYFRNEGKHVLLIMDSLTRFAMAQREISLAIGEPPATKGYPPSVFARLPQLVERAGNGRLGSGSITAFYTILTENDDPNDPIADNARAILDGHIVLSRQLAEAGHYPAIDIEASISRVMPSIVTSQQLERAQRFKGLYARYRQNRDLINVGAYVPGSDLQLDQAIKLHPDMESFLQQGMFEAAHSADSINQFMQIAL, translated from the coding sequence ATGATCCCTACCAATATCTGTGCACACACCCCGCTCTGGCAAGATTTTATCCGGAATTGCCAGCAACTGGTCACACCAGTCAATCCTTATCTGGTTAGCGGCACATTGACCCGTGTTGCCGGCCTGGTAATGGAAGCAGTTGGGTTAAAGCTCGCAGTCGGAACCAGTTGCCTGGTCTTGCTACCTAACGGCAATAATGTTACTGCCGAAGTCGTCGGTTTCTCCGGAGAAAGACTGTTCCTGATGCCCTCCAGCGATGTTTACGGACTCGCTCCTGGCGCCAAAGTTGTTCCTTTGGAATACCTGGGAAATATGCCACATGTTGGTGTCGCACAGCACCCGAGAAGACGCGCGGCAGATCGTACCAAGCATATTCAAGTTGGACAAGCGTTGCTTGGTCGCGTGCTCAATGGAGTCGGTGAACCGCTGGATCGCGGTGGTATACCCAATTGCGAACACAGCGTACCACTATACAGCCGTCCATTTAACCCTCTGGAACGCGCGCCCATTGAGGAAACACTCGATGTCGGGGTACGTGCAATCAATACACTCTTAAGTGTAGGTCGCGGTCAACGTATGGGACTGTTCGCTGGTAGTGGTGTCGGTAAAAGTGTATTACTTGGCATGATGGCACGCTACACCAGTGCTGATGTCATCGTGGTTGCACTAATTGGCGAGCGTGGTCGAGAAGTCAAGGAATTCATTGAAAACATCCTCGGTAAGGCAGGACTACAGCGCTCAGTAGTCATTGCCGCGCCCGCAGATACTTCGCCGTTGATGCGTCTTCAGGGTGCCGCTTATGCCACTGCTGTTGCAGAATACTTCCGTAATGAAGGCAAGCATGTGCTATTGATCATGGACTCATTAACCCGTTTTGCCATGGCGCAACGTGAAATTTCTCTGGCAATTGGTGAACCGCCCGCTACCAAGGGTTATCCACCTTCGGTTTTTGCGCGTCTGCCACAGCTCGTTGAGCGAGCTGGCAATGGTCGCTTAGGCAGCGGTTCAATCACCGCTTTCTACACCATCTTGACTGAGAATGACGATCCCAATGATCCGATTGCCGATAATGCCCGTGCCATTCTTGACGGCCATATTGTGCTGTCCCGTCAGCTGGCGGAAGCCGGCCATTACCCGGCTATCGATATCGAAGCCTCGATCAGCCGTGTGATGCCGAGTATCGTTACTTCTCAGCAGCTTGAACGTGCGCAACGCTTCAAGGGGCTATATGCGCGGTATCGTCAGAACCGGGATCTGATCAATGTTGGCGCCTATGTTCCGGGAAGTGACCTGCAACTAGACCAGGCAATCAAACTTCACCCTGATATGGAATCCTTTCTGCAGCAGGGCATGTTTGAGGCAGCGCACTCTGCTGACAGCATCAACCAATTTATGCAAATAGCGTTATAA
- the fliJ gene encoding flagellar export protein FliJ, with protein MATPRTLKLLTDHARKQTDDSAIKLGKLNHKQRESEKTLKMLLDYRKSYQQQLAEYSTNAVNPIQLRNFMAFISKLDVAIAEQQKLVAHTHKNTAAGSSEFQQHRQKLKTFDTLTQKHEHKQAVSSMKHEQKQQDEHTTHNTNRRKSSS; from the coding sequence ATGGCCACTCCCCGTACTCTGAAGCTATTAACCGATCACGCTCGCAAACAGACGGATGATAGTGCCATCAAATTAGGCAAGTTGAATCACAAACAACGGGAGTCTGAAAAGACGCTAAAAATGCTGCTGGATTATCGGAAAAGCTATCAGCAGCAGCTTGCGGAGTATTCCACAAACGCTGTCAACCCGATTCAGTTACGTAATTTCATGGCTTTTATCAGTAAACTGGATGTCGCAATTGCGGAGCAGCAGAAACTGGTCGCACACACCCATAAAAATACCGCAGCAGGTAGCAGTGAATTTCAGCAGCATCGCCAGAAATTAAAAACCTTTGATACATTGACACAAAAACATGAGCATAAACAGGCAGTTTCTTCGATGAAACACGAACAAAAACAGCAGGATGAACACACAACCCATAACACCAACCGACGTAAATCATCTTCATGA
- a CDS encoding flagellar hook-length control protein FliK, with protein sequence MSILFLKNIMLNLSLPPTPQPSSGNVRNTVSPTTPTPPVSEQHQDQDQVFKNVLKDAEQGAAAAEQNDVTTESITTDEASVVISANSAIILSENVIINPVIPLASGRLSTTQPGINNFATQLKTKAPITEQSDFFISNPSSTKTLPPNWATNPVYSTSLKLSQSALAGTSLSNTDTGISTPASKLIEPLPYISMVVDNAAMLTDNGKVSPLSNSSMNPSLATETSVSMSTTLSNPAWPDEFGHKIKWMATQQLQTAELKLHPAHLGPIEVLLKITTEQGIQQLTAQFTSQNLLVRETIEANLPRLREIMAESGITLAGASVGADTPRQGGQNSQQTPAHPYPSSGSKDPSSTNIRHESGQMAISQMSIINTFA encoded by the coding sequence GTGTCTATCCTTTTTCTAAAAAATATTATGCTAAATTTATCTTTGCCACCAACTCCACAACCGTCCTCCGGCAATGTCAGGAACACGGTCAGCCCAACTACGCCTACTCCGCCTGTTTCCGAGCAACATCAGGATCAAGATCAAGTTTTTAAAAATGTGCTGAAAGATGCTGAGCAAGGAGCGGCTGCAGCAGAACAAAATGATGTCACCACAGAATCGATTACTACGGATGAAGCATCAGTAGTCATAAGCGCTAACTCTGCTATCATTCTGTCAGAAAACGTGATTATCAATCCGGTAATACCTCTAGCATCAGGAAGGTTATCTACCACTCAGCCTGGTATCAACAACTTTGCCACTCAGCTGAAAACGAAAGCACCCATAACAGAGCAATCCGACTTTTTTATTAGCAATCCATCTAGTACAAAAACGCTGCCACCGAATTGGGCAACCAATCCGGTTTATTCCACATCATTAAAACTGAGTCAATCAGCGCTCGCCGGCACCTCATTGTCGAATACAGATACCGGTATATCTACCCCAGCATCAAAACTGATAGAGCCTCTGCCTTACATTAGTATGGTTGTGGATAACGCAGCAATGCTAACTGATAATGGCAAGGTCTCACCACTATCAAATTCATCAATGAATCCCTCTCTAGCAACAGAGACCAGCGTATCCATGTCCACCACATTAAGCAACCCAGCCTGGCCAGATGAATTTGGACATAAAATCAAGTGGATGGCTACACAACAACTGCAGACAGCAGAATTGAAACTTCATCCCGCACATCTCGGACCCATCGAGGTTCTATTGAAAATTACGACAGAACAGGGAATACAGCAACTAACCGCGCAGTTTACATCGCAGAATCTGCTGGTACGCGAAACTATTGAAGCAAATTTACCAAGATTACGCGAAATCATGGCGGAAAGCGGCATTACCTTAGCTGGCGCCTCCGTTGGAGCAGACACTCCTCGCCAGGGCGGGCAAAACTCACAGCAGACACCTGCCCACCCGTATCCATCATCAGGCAGTAAAGATCCAAGCAGCACAAATATCCGGCATGAGTCTGGCCAAATGGCCATTAGTCAAATGAGCATTATCAACACATTTGCTTAA
- a CDS encoding glutaredoxin family protein, whose translation MHDQIKKLVVYARQECHLCEAMIIALQSLQKNSQFQLEIIDIDLDPSLAELYNERVPVLFAPEENKELCHYHLDLSLVSHHLSRN comes from the coding sequence ATGCATGATCAGATAAAGAAACTGGTTGTTTATGCGAGGCAGGAATGTCATCTTTGTGAGGCAATGATCATTGCCCTGCAATCACTGCAAAAGAACAGCCAGTTTCAACTGGAAATTATTGACATTGATCTTGATCCGAGTCTTGCTGAATTATATAATGAACGTGTACCAGTCCTGTTTGCGCCAGAAGAAAATAAAGAACTATGTCACTACCATCTTGATCTTTCCTTGGTAAGTCATCACCTTTCCAGAAATTAG